In Vagococcus hydrophili, one DNA window encodes the following:
- a CDS encoding sugar phosphate isomerase/epimerase family protein, translating to MKKIVLNLLVFNQQFTEGEMQKELVIKGIGLGFNQIEVRREYFRDIKSELLEINQLVKNHNLELFYSVPEEVFVEGNINPKLTEYLLEAKEMGARHIKWNIGDFKNFTGDLNELEKLTGMGINVTIENDQTEISGKIQSIQEFMKAVTNKKLDIGYVYDLGNWRFVEEDERKAAQKLKEYVTYIHVKDVDMTTGKPVVAGLDQGEINWRDILEVLPTNVPVAIEYPTTKDEEIKRAKKLLEEV from the coding sequence ATGAAAAAAATCGTATTAAATTTGTTAGTGTTTAATCAACAATTTACTGAGGGCGAAATGCAAAAAGAACTCGTTATAAAGGGAATTGGATTAGGTTTTAATCAAATAGAAGTCAGAAGAGAGTACTTTAGAGATATTAAAAGTGAGTTGTTAGAAATTAATCAACTTGTTAAAAATCATAACCTTGAGTTATTTTATAGTGTTCCTGAAGAAGTTTTTGTAGAAGGTAACATTAATCCAAAATTGACAGAATATCTATTAGAGGCTAAAGAAATGGGTGCTCGTCATATCAAGTGGAATATCGGTGATTTTAAAAATTTTACAGGAGATTTGAATGAATTAGAAAAATTAACAGGCATGGGAATCAACGTAACTATCGAAAATGATCAGACTGAAATCTCAGGAAAAATTCAATCTATTCAAGAATTTATGAAAGCGGTAACGAATAAGAAGTTAGACATTGGTTATGTTTACGATCTAGGTAATTGGCGTTTTGTCGAGGAAGATGAGAGGAAAGCCGCTCAAAAATTAAAAGAGTATGTGACGTATATTCACGTTAAGGATGTCGATATGACAACGGGTAAACCAGTTGTAGCAGGGTTAGATCAGGGAGAAATCAATTGGCGAGATATTCTGGAAGTATTACCAACGAATGTGCCAGTGGCTATCGAATATCCGACAACAAAGGATGAAGAAATAAAAAGAGCGAAAAAACTACTAGAGGAAGTGTAA
- a CDS encoding SMI1/KNR4 family protein, translated as MIEKGTITFNSIEIYGVFREDFENSGVPDVVWVTLNERELVNIPTHLVVLYNTGMGEMYCLNYKDLNNNNEPKITSYYPGFSENTQTKLF; from the coding sequence GTGATAGAAAAAGGGACTATAACTTTTAATTCTATCGAAATTTATGGCGTTTTTAGAGAAGATTTTGAAAACTCAGGTGTTCCTGATGTAGTCTGGGTTACGTTAAATGAACGAGAATTAGTGAATATTCCAACACATTTAGTTGTTTTATATAATACTGGAATGGGAGAAATGTATTGTTTAAATTATAAAGACTTAAATAACAATAATGAACCCAAAATAACATCATACTACCCAGGTTTTTCAGAGAATACTCAAACTAAATTATTTTAA
- a CDS encoding AAC(3) family N-acetyltransferase, protein MLDPKQIITDLRNLGVEKDDIIVVHSSYNALRGDDQIEGGPKAVIEALKETVSEGTLIIPTFSYKNVLPENPTFDVVNTPVCIGIIPETMRLSDNVYRSLHPTHSLAAWGKDAKKFTENHYKDHTPVGVNSPLSEVYRRGGKIVMLGAPFARNTSMHGVEEKVLPEYLFTENYPYRIVKEDGETLTMNVLRHDFNGFEQRYDRVLDILDEGIDYKVGNVLNGLSCVMNSPAVWDKALIKYKEEMLYFTDPRPRT, encoded by the coding sequence ATGTTAGATCCAAAACAAATTATCACTGATTTAAGAAATTTAGGGGTAGAAAAGGATGATATTATCGTTGTTCATTCTTCTTACAATGCATTGCGTGGTGACGACCAAATTGAAGGTGGACCAAAAGCTGTCATTGAAGCACTGAAAGAAACAGTTTCAGAAGGAACACTAATTATTCCAACCTTTAGTTATAAAAATGTCTTACCTGAAAATCCGACGTTTGATGTGGTGAATACACCTGTTTGTATTGGGATTATTCCTGAAACCATGCGTTTATCTGACAATGTTTATCGTAGTTTACACCCAACTCATAGCCTAGCTGCATGGGGAAAAGATGCGAAGAAATTTACTGAAAATCACTACAAAGATCACACACCTGTTGGGGTTAATTCACCTTTAAGTGAAGTCTATCGTCGTGGCGGAAAGATTGTCATGTTAGGGGCACCATTTGCTAGAAATACCAGCATGCACGGCGTGGAAGAAAAAGTATTACCTGAGTATTTATTTACTGAAAATTATCCTTATAGGATTGTTAAAGAAGACGGGGAAACCTTGACAATGAATGTCTTACGCCATGATTTTAATGGCTTTGAACAACGTTATGATCGTGTGTTAGATATTTTAGATGAGGGGATTGATTACAAAGTAGGGAATGTTTTAAATGGCCTTTCTTGTGTGATGAATTCCCCTGCGGTTTGGGATAAGGCATTGATTAAATATAAAGAAGAGATGCTTTACTTTACTGATCCAAGACCAAGAACATAG
- a CDS encoding gluconate:proton symporter, producing the protein MASAVTGILLIITFIIFIIYAMKGGNLTVGFFVMAVLWTIIGMVPFNQAIKEIFTEPVLNYGKTASYIIFGSWFGRVLVDTGIAGSISRRTEKVGKKSPVIATILIALVIALIFTSSYGVGSAIAVGVILLPIMFSMGVPKHIAVTVFTMSIGAAMYVNNVLFVQFQVFFPKVEWGSHYQRFGFVAMGIQMAIVILFILFNAKKIKNGEPIIVTAEDGEEQVEVSKWTYILPVLPVLLSIFAKWDAIPALLISIIIAFLTTGNMKSYTRFVTKMNETAKHAISDIAGLLIMLFVLTMFQSAAIHAMSGFTDVFQAILPSSKLVLVIIVAIVAPLSYFRGPLMLYGAGAATAAIFVGTGMFDQYFLYGLLVVPSMMGVSACITQSWNLWSVQYAELDTKTFLLTGLPWAWVATVLNLFAAYFLL; encoded by the coding sequence GTGGCAAGTGCAGTAACAGGAATACTACTAATTATCACATTTATCATCTTTATTATTTATGCCATGAAGGGTGGCAATTTAACTGTTGGATTTTTCGTCATGGCAGTTTTATGGACAATTATCGGTATGGTTCCTTTTAATCAAGCGATTAAAGAAATTTTTACTGAACCTGTTTTAAATTACGGAAAAACAGCGTCCTATATTATTTTTGGTTCATGGTTTGGTCGAGTGTTAGTGGATACAGGAATTGCAGGAAGCATTAGTCGTCGAACTGAAAAAGTGGGTAAGAAAAGTCCAGTTATTGCGACAATTCTTATTGCATTAGTGATTGCGCTAATTTTTACCAGTTCTTATGGTGTGGGATCTGCCATTGCAGTAGGTGTGATACTGCTTCCAATTATGTTTTCCATGGGAGTTCCTAAACATATTGCTGTAACCGTTTTTACGATGTCAATTGGTGCGGCGATGTATGTCAATAATGTGTTGTTTGTTCAATTTCAAGTGTTCTTTCCTAAAGTTGAATGGGGGAGCCACTACCAACGATTTGGCTTTGTAGCTATGGGAATTCAAATGGCTATCGTTATTCTATTTATTTTATTTAATGCTAAAAAAATTAAGAATGGTGAGCCGATTATTGTAACAGCTGAAGATGGAGAGGAACAAGTTGAGGTTTCTAAATGGACATATATCTTGCCTGTTTTGCCAGTTCTTTTAAGTATTTTTGCTAAGTGGGATGCGATACCAGCTTTATTGATTTCAATCATTATAGCATTTTTAACTACTGGAAACATGAAAAGCTATACAAGATTTGTGACGAAGATGAATGAAACCGCTAAACATGCGATTAGTGATATTGCGGGTCTGCTTATTATGTTATTTGTTTTAACCATGTTTCAATCAGCAGCCATTCATGCCATGTCAGGTTTTACAGATGTGTTTCAAGCGATTTTACCAAGTAGCAAATTGGTGTTAGTCATTATTGTGGCAATAGTAGCCCCGCTTTCTTATTTTAGAGGTCCGTTAATGCTTTACGGAGCAGGTGCTGCGACGGCTGCTATCTTTGTTGGAACCGGTATGTTTGATCAGTACTTCTTATATGGTTTGTTAGTCGTTCCTTCTATGATGGGAGTGTCAGCATGTATTACTCAATCGTGGAATTTATGGTCTGTTCAATATGCAGAACTTGATACGAAAACTTTTCTTTTAACAGGCTTACCTTGGGCATGGGTAGCGACTGTCTTGAATTTATTTGCCGCTTATTTTTTACTATAA
- a CDS encoding sugar kinase yields the protein MSEFLTIGEPIALFGSEEVDKSLKDAKYFQKFLAGAEVNVAVGVSRYGHSTEYITALGKDPFGDFIKDQLVENNIGTNYISESDEYWTAFQLKDRVSHGDPSIHYFRKGSAAAHFKKENLDHIDFSEVKMAHLSGIFPAISSEALESFRYFVELLEKNNIKTTFDPNLRPQLWESKEVMVETINELASHANIILPGINEGDILVGSRDPEVIADFYLTNGNQTEAVIVKLGAEGAFVKERNGNSFVVKGFKVSEVVDTVGAGDGFAAGVISALMEGLSIKEAVIRGNATGAFAVQTPGDNDGYPTPKMLEKFLAEEKVF from the coding sequence ATGAGTGAATTTTTAACAATCGGAGAACCAATCGCCCTTTTTGGGTCAGAGGAAGTTGACAAGAGCTTGAAGGACGCTAAATATTTTCAGAAATTTTTAGCAGGAGCGGAAGTTAATGTGGCTGTCGGTGTTTCAAGATATGGTCACAGTACGGAATATATTACAGCGTTAGGAAAAGATCCTTTTGGTGATTTTATTAAAGATCAATTAGTGGAAAATAATATCGGAACAAATTATATCTCTGAGTCAGACGAGTATTGGACGGCTTTTCAATTAAAAGATCGTGTGAGTCATGGAGACCCAAGTATTCATTATTTCAGAAAAGGTTCGGCTGCTGCTCATTTCAAGAAAGAAAATTTAGACCATATTGATTTTTCAGAAGTCAAAATGGCTCATTTATCAGGCATTTTTCCAGCTATATCAAGTGAAGCTTTAGAAAGCTTTAGATACTTTGTTGAACTATTAGAAAAAAATAACATTAAAACAACTTTCGACCCAAATTTACGTCCTCAGTTATGGGAAAGTAAGGAAGTGATGGTTGAAACAATTAATGAATTAGCTTCTCATGCTAACATTATTCTTCCAGGTATTAACGAAGGTGACATTTTAGTTGGCAGTAGAGATCCTGAAGTGATTGCTGATTTTTATCTGACAAATGGTAATCAAACAGAAGCGGTTATTGTTAAATTAGGAGCAGAAGGAGCGTTTGTTAAAGAAAGAAATGGAAATAGTTTTGTTGTTAAAGGGTTTAAAGTGTCAGAAGTAGTTGATACTGTTGGAGCAGGAGATGGTTTTGCGGCTGGGGTAATTAGCGCTTTAATGGAAGGTTTAAGTATAAAAGAAGCAGTTATCAGAGGAAATGCGACAGGAGCATT
- the yaaA gene encoding peroxide stress protein YaaA yields the protein MKIIISPTKQMSSEQDFFFPESQPQFLDKTKKILTELKKLSYEEAKSLWKCNDKLAQENFERIEQADLAKHTVPAIMSYKGLQYQYMAPDLLTEEALHYLQENLRILSGFYGVLRPFDGIIPYRLEMQAPLAVDGFKNLYQFWGTSLYGVLSDNNEPIINLASKEYSKTITPFLNENQPMIEIVFAQIIDNKLKVKATLAKMARGEMVRFLAENNITTLDSIKQFNHPDYLYSNEYSTENKFVFLYQK from the coding sequence ATGAAAATCATTATTTCTCCAACTAAACAAATGAGTTCCGAGCAAGACTTCTTTTTTCCAGAAAGTCAGCCTCAATTTTTAGATAAAACAAAAAAAATACTAACTGAATTGAAAAAATTATCTTATGAAGAAGCTAAGTCACTTTGGAAATGTAACGATAAGCTAGCTCAGGAAAACTTTGAGCGCATAGAACAAGCTGATTTAGCTAAACATACCGTGCCTGCCATCATGAGTTACAAAGGGTTACAGTATCAATACATGGCACCTGACTTACTCACAGAAGAAGCCCTTCATTATTTACAAGAAAACCTGCGCATATTATCTGGCTTTTATGGTGTTTTACGACCTTTTGACGGGATTATTCCTTATCGTTTAGAAATGCAAGCTCCACTTGCTGTTGATGGGTTTAAAAATCTCTATCAATTTTGGGGAACGTCTCTTTATGGAGTTCTATCTGATAACAATGAACCGATTATTAATTTAGCCTCAAAAGAATATTCCAAAACAATCACACCTTTTCTTAATGAAAACCAACCAATGATTGAGATTGTTTTTGCACAAATCATCGATAACAAATTAAAAGTTAAAGCCACCTTGGCTAAAATGGCTCGTGGTGAAATGGTTCGCTTTTTAGCTGAAAACAACATTACCACACTAGACAGTATTAAGCAGTTTAATCACCCTGATTACCTTTATTCTAATGAGTATTCAACTGAAAATAAGTTCGTTTTTCTCTATCAAAAATAA
- a CDS encoding ABC transporter ATP-binding protein: MKLFNRTLSYYKYEWKFYTLGIFLSLLSAGTSIYAPMIGKQMIDYISEQVSNHQTIEFGWIMQKFGFFMLVILFSSLCGYASYLLLAYASNRVSKKLRDEAFNHMQKLPVSYFDDKPAGKISARIVNDVELLRTNFYMNFSNAVIIDILTVGSIYVALFIVTPKIGTALLLLFPFFAIWQWIYVKLATPINKKWRESVSDLNSHTAEIVQGVSIVQLYHQQDSMLEEFEETNQTWLNTRIKSIRLDGTLSWDFSALIKNLVMFGVLLFIGTQFVDGVLGFSIGTIYVIINYISRLFDPILELVRMMSTLQQALSGGRRVFELLDEPIEADSTEPLNFTEGHVVFDHVTFGYDPEKAVLKEINFSADKGETIGLVGHTGSGKSSIINLLFRFYDPQKGAVLIDGQPLVEKNRESIRSHMGIVLQEPYLFSGTIATNISMNDPKITDEMILDALEKVGGKDIIAKLPLGIHEPVVEKGQAFSSGERQLIAFARTLASDPKILILDEATSHIDTETEEIIQHAMEVVKEGRTTFIVAHRLSTIQNANQILVLDNGEIKEQGTHESLLALDRYYAEMYHLQAKGAAS; the protein is encoded by the coding sequence ATGAAACTATTTAATCGAACCCTTAGTTATTATAAATACGAATGGAAATTCTATACATTAGGAATATTCCTCTCACTTTTATCAGCAGGGACTTCAATTTATGCGCCGATGATCGGTAAGCAAATGATTGATTATATCTCAGAGCAAGTGAGTAATCATCAAACAATTGAATTTGGTTGGATTATGCAAAAATTTGGCTTTTTCATGTTAGTGATTTTATTTAGTAGCTTATGTGGTTATGCTAGTTACTTATTGTTAGCCTATGCGTCTAACCGAGTAAGTAAAAAATTACGTGACGAAGCATTTAACCACATGCAGAAATTACCAGTTTCTTATTTTGATGATAAACCAGCAGGGAAAATCTCAGCTCGAATCGTTAATGATGTGGAGCTTTTAAGAACTAATTTTTACATGAACTTTAGTAATGCAGTCATTATTGATATTTTAACTGTGGGCTCAATTTATGTGGCATTATTTATTGTGACACCTAAAATTGGCACAGCCTTATTACTACTTTTCCCATTCTTTGCAATTTGGCAATGGATTTATGTGAAACTTGCGACACCGATCAATAAAAAATGGCGTGAATCAGTCAGTGATTTAAACAGTCATACAGCAGAAATCGTTCAAGGGGTTTCTATCGTTCAGCTCTATCATCAACAAGATAGCATGCTAGAAGAATTTGAAGAAACCAATCAAACCTGGTTAAACACAAGAATTAAATCGATTCGCTTAGACGGAACCTTATCTTGGGATTTCTCAGCCTTGATTAAAAACTTGGTAATGTTTGGTGTGCTGTTGTTTATCGGAACACAGTTCGTTGACGGGGTGCTAGGCTTTTCAATCGGAACGATTTATGTGATTATTAATTATATTTCTCGTTTATTTGATCCGATTTTGGAACTTGTTCGAATGATGTCAACCCTGCAACAAGCTCTTTCTGGTGGTCGCCGTGTGTTTGAATTATTGGACGAACCAATCGAAGCAGACAGCACAGAACCGCTTAACTTTACAGAAGGGCATGTGGTATTTGACCATGTGACTTTTGGATATGATCCTGAAAAAGCTGTCTTGAAAGAAATTAATTTTTCAGCAGATAAAGGGGAAACAATTGGTTTAGTTGGGCATACCGGTTCAGGAAAAAGCTCGATTATCAACTTACTGTTTCGTTTTTACGATCCGCAAAAGGGGGCAGTCTTAATTGACGGACAACCTTTAGTGGAGAAAAATCGCGAAAGTATTAGATCTCATATGGGCATTGTTTTACAGGAACCTTACTTGTTTAGCGGAACGATCGCAACTAATATTAGTATGAATGATCCAAAGATTACAGATGAGATGATTCTAGATGCCCTTGAAAAAGTGGGGGGAAAAGATATTATTGCAAAACTCCCACTAGGTATTCATGAACCAGTCGTTGAAAAAGGTCAGGCATTCTCATCAGGCGAGCGTCAATTGATTGCCTTTGCGAGAACACTAGCTAGTGATCCGAAGATTTTAATTTTAGATGAAGCAACGTCTCACATTGATACGGAAACTGAAGAAATTATTCAACATGCTATGGAAGTGGTGAAAGAAGGGCGAACAACATTTATCGTGGCCCACCGTTTATCAACGATTCAAAACGCGAATCAAATCCTAGTTTTAGATAATGGCGAAATCAAAGAACAAGGAACCCATGAAAGTTTACTTGCTTTGGATCGTTATTATGCAGAGATGTATCATTTACAGGCAAAAGGCGCTGCGAGTTAA
- a CDS encoding LacI family DNA-binding transcriptional regulator has protein sequence MKKNVTISDVAKQAEVSKTTISRYLNGRFGNMSAETKDRIEQVISDLNYRPNRQAQALKSKRSYLIGVIVSDISNMYSSLLLKGIGEVLGDAGYQMIIMDAANSIEKEQDLLHKLIDQSVEGIILQPSSREASHYQFIKDENIPLLLVDRGIEPLIFPLVTTDNEDATKKMLTLILEKKYERIVVISEPLADIVTREIRYQSIKETVKRRKCLLNLVEVTKETNLKNEIKKSLSYSEKTVIFASNGKMLMEILTILITEGIEIPEKIGVTGFDDWNLSALVGPGITSIEQQTQKIGNVSGKQMLAYLEDEEKKDETRIVTADIMNRNSL, from the coding sequence ATGAAAAAAAACGTCACTATTTCTGATGTTGCTAAACAAGCAGAAGTCTCAAAAACAACTATTTCAAGATATTTAAATGGTCGGTTTGGTAATATGTCTGCTGAAACGAAGGATCGAATAGAGCAAGTTATTTCTGATTTAAATTATCGCCCGAATCGCCAAGCACAGGCGCTAAAATCTAAAAGAAGCTATTTGATAGGTGTGATTGTATCAGATATTTCAAACATGTACTCATCACTCCTTTTAAAAGGAATCGGTGAAGTTTTAGGAGACGCGGGGTATCAAATGATTATTATGGATGCTGCTAACTCCATCGAAAAAGAGCAAGATTTATTGCATAAATTGATTGATCAAAGTGTAGAGGGCATAATTTTACAACCTTCATCAAGAGAAGCTAGTCATTATCAATTTATTAAAGATGAAAATATTCCATTGTTACTTGTAGATAGAGGTATTGAACCATTAATATTCCCGTTAGTAACAACCGATAATGAAGATGCAACAAAAAAAATGCTAACTCTTATTTTAGAAAAAAAATATGAACGAATTGTAGTTATTAGTGAACCCTTAGCTGATATCGTGACAAGAGAAATTAGGTACCAATCGATTAAAGAAACAGTGAAACGCAGAAAATGTTTACTTAATTTAGTGGAAGTGACCAAAGAAACTAATTTGAAGAATGAGATAAAAAAATCTTTAAGTTATAGTGAAAAAACTGTCATTTTTGCTTCTAACGGTAAAATGTTAATGGAGATTTTAACTATATTAATTACTGAGGGGATTGAGATACCTGAAAAAATTGGTGTGACAGGATTTGATGATTGGAATCTTTCGGCACTTGTTGGACCAGGCATCACAAGTATCGAACAACAAACACAGAAAATTGGAAATGTTTCAGGGAAGCAGATGTTGGCGTATTTAGAAGATGAAGAGAAAAAAGATGAAACAAGGATTGTAACAGCTGATATTATGAATCGCAACTCATTATAG
- a CDS encoding NCS2 family permease, which translates to MKERMDQFFGITESGSTFKREVTGGFTAFLAMSYVIFVNPIILGQAGMPKDAVFMSTIISSAIAMLIMGLWARFPLGLAPCMSMNAFFAYSVVLQMGKTWQEALASVLVASVLFLILAFSGARSKIIKAIPMTVKQAGTVGLGIFIAFVSFKNSGIIVPDEGMFIKFGGFDNPNVIIAFFGIITAAFFLVRKNQYAVFLGMIGAAVCGLFIRLGASMNWFHLSESVVATLPQLPKGSPIVVPTVPMESMLNETFLVAIKNLDKMLSLDSVVVILTFLFLDFFGTATTLSAAATQVSDIKRENFEDNKRIYSADALGTFFGSLFGTSSLSTYIESVSGIIAGARTGLMSVVVAGLFLLSAFFYPVLSLVTPAVTTPAMVVIGIFMMQNITSIKWDGGFEEIIPAFLTIVMMPLTGSIALGLVLGFLAYEICMIFAGRVKEIPTVMHVITIISIAYLFTV; encoded by the coding sequence ATGAAAGAAAGAATGGATCAATTTTTCGGAATTACCGAATCAGGGTCTACGTTTAAACGAGAAGTAACAGGAGGATTTACAGCATTTTTAGCCATGTCATACGTGATTTTTGTGAATCCAATTATTTTAGGACAAGCAGGAATGCCAAAAGATGCCGTCTTTATGTCAACGATTATCTCATCAGCCATTGCCATGTTAATTATGGGATTATGGGCGAGATTTCCACTAGGGTTAGCACCGTGTATGTCGATGAATGCTTTTTTTGCGTATTCAGTTGTTTTACAAATGGGAAAAACGTGGCAAGAAGCTTTAGCGAGTGTGTTAGTGGCTTCGGTATTATTCTTGATTCTAGCTTTTTCAGGCGCTAGATCAAAAATTATTAAAGCAATTCCTATGACAGTGAAACAAGCGGGGACAGTAGGATTAGGAATTTTTATCGCTTTTGTTAGTTTTAAAAATTCAGGAATTATCGTGCCGGACGAAGGAATGTTTATTAAATTTGGTGGTTTTGATAATCCTAATGTAATTATTGCCTTCTTTGGAATTATTACGGCAGCTTTTTTCTTAGTTCGTAAAAATCAATATGCGGTCTTTTTAGGAATGATTGGAGCAGCAGTTTGTGGGCTGTTTATCCGTTTAGGCGCTTCGATGAACTGGTTCCATTTAAGTGAGAGCGTGGTAGCGACTCTACCTCAATTACCAAAAGGTTCACCAATTGTGGTGCCAACAGTGCCAATGGAGTCGATGCTAAATGAGACATTTTTAGTAGCTATTAAAAATCTAGATAAGATGTTATCACTTGATTCTGTAGTTGTAATTCTAACATTTTTATTTTTAGATTTCTTTGGAACAGCAACAACTCTTTCAGCAGCGGCAACCCAAGTATCTGATATTAAACGAGAAAATTTTGAAGACAACAAACGTATTTATAGTGCCGATGCTTTAGGTACATTCTTTGGTTCATTATTTGGAACGTCTAGTTTATCGACTTACATTGAATCAGTATCAGGTATTATTGCCGGTGCTAGAACAGGCTTAATGAGTGTGGTAGTCGCAGGACTTTTCTTATTATCAGCCTTTTTCTATCCAGTCTTGTCCTTAGTGACACCAGCAGTGACAACACCAGCTATGGTGGTCATTGGAATTTTCATGATGCAAAATATTACAAGTATTAAATGGGATGGCGGCTTTGAAGAAATCATTCCAGCTTTCTTGACCATTGTGATGATGCCACTAACAGGTTCGATTGCTTTAGGATTAGTATTAGGTTTCTTAGCCTATGAAATCTGCATGATCTTTGCAGGTCGAGTAAAAGAAATCCCAACAGTCATGCACGTGATCACGATTATCTCAATAGCCTATTTATTTACAGTATAG